A single window of Fischerella sp. PCC 9605 DNA harbors:
- a CDS encoding SDR family oxidoreductase translates to MRKILITGASGFLGWHLCQLIKPQWEVYGTYFTHAVEIPDIKMLKVNLTDFQGLQQIFREIQPTAVIHTAAQSQPNYCQNYPEQSHAINVTASCNIAGLCADNSIPCVFTSTDLVFDGLNSPYREKDPVCPVNRYGEQKVMAEVGMLERYPMTAVCRMPLMFGAAAPTATSFMQPFMQTLKEGKQLNLFIDEFRTPVSGTTAAKGLLLALEKVNGIIHLGGKERISRYDFGSLLVEVFQLPTTGLKACRQQDVKMAAPRPSDVSLDSSKAFALGYAPLSLREELEKLVKSQESRVKSQESRVSS, encoded by the coding sequence ATGCGAAAAATATTAATTACTGGGGCAAGTGGATTTTTAGGTTGGCATCTTTGCCAACTCATCAAGCCACAATGGGAAGTGTATGGAACGTACTTTACTCATGCAGTGGAAATTCCAGATATAAAAATGCTGAAAGTCAATTTGACAGACTTTCAGGGACTTCAGCAAATCTTTCGTGAAATTCAGCCAACAGCAGTAATTCATACAGCTGCCCAATCACAACCAAATTATTGTCAAAATTATCCTGAACAATCCCATGCAATTAATGTCACAGCCTCCTGTAATATTGCTGGATTGTGTGCGGATAATTCTATCCCTTGCGTTTTTACCTCCACAGACCTCGTTTTTGATGGTTTAAATTCTCCCTATCGAGAAAAAGATCCCGTATGTCCTGTTAACAGATACGGTGAACAAAAAGTGATGGCAGAAGTAGGAATGTTAGAACGCTATCCCATGACTGCTGTGTGTAGAATGCCGTTAATGTTTGGTGCAGCAGCACCTACTGCCACCAGCTTTATGCAGCCATTCATGCAAACTCTGAAAGAGGGCAAACAGCTAAATCTATTTATAGATGAATTTCGCACACCAGTAAGTGGAACTACCGCAGCCAAAGGACTTTTATTAGCATTAGAAAAAGTTAACGGCATAATTCACTTAGGTGGGAAAGAAAGGATTTCTCGCTATGATTTTGGAAGTTTATTAGTAGAAGTATTTCAACTCCCCACTACTGGGCTAAAAGCTTGTCGTCAACAAGATGTAAAAATGGCTGCACCTAGACCTAGTGATGTTTCTTTGGATAGTTCTAAAGCTTTTGCATTGGGGTATGCGCCGCTATCATTGCGGGAAGAATTAGAAAAATTAGTTAAGAGTCAAGAGTCAAGAGTCAAGAGTCAAGAGTCAAGAGTTAGTAGTTAG